The Zingiber officinale cultivar Zhangliang chromosome 9A, Zo_v1.1, whole genome shotgun sequence genome window below encodes:
- the LOC122020683 gene encoding EPIDERMAL PATTERNING FACTOR-like protein 4 — MEWRRWRRSSCPTIFCCSTLLLSLFCLTAQLPTHRSVNQKGGVDSLMMEPYSQVAEGASRRRALAGGPGSYPPRCTGKCGDCAPCDPVHVAVPPGSSPVTTEYYPEAWRCKCGNKLYMP; from the exons ATGGAGTGGAGAAGGTGGAGGAGATCTTCTTGTCCAACCATCTTCTGCTGCAgtactcttcttctttctctcttctgtcTCACTGCTCAGCTCCCAACTCATCGCTCTGTCAACCAGAAAGGAG GTGTGGACAGTTTAATGATGGAGCCCTACTCTCAG GTGGCGGAAGGGGCGTCGAGGCGGAGGGCGCTCGCCGGCGGGCCGGGGTCGTACCCGCCACGGTGCACGGGCAAGTGCGGCGACTGCGCGCCGTGCGACCCGGTGCACGTGGCGGTGCCGCCGGGGTCGTCGCCGGTGACCACCGAGTACTACCCGGAGGCGTGGCGGTGCAAGTGCGGCAACAAGCTCTACATGCCCTGA